Below is a window of Chiroxiphia lanceolata isolate bChiLan1 chromosome 9, bChiLan1.pri, whole genome shotgun sequence DNA.
GCAGATGGCCCGCACGCTCTCAATCGCCTCCACGAAGTCGGACGTGCGACGCAGCCCACTCAGGTAGAAAGGGAACTGGGCGAACTCCAGCGGCTGGGCTGCTGGAACTGGGGAGAGAATGGGCAGTGTGAGGGTACAGGCAGTGTGGGGGTACAGGCAGCATGAGAGCACCACGGTCACACCAGTCTGAGTGCAGCCTGGGCAGCCTGATGCCTGGCTGGGTACCGTGGCTCTTTGGAGTGTGTGGGGAGCAGGCTGTGGGCAAGGAGGAGGGGTTTTCCCTGCCAGCAGGATGCTTGTGGGGTAGTGGGTCACACGGACCAGAAGGGAAATAGAGGGGTTTCTTTGCACTGAGATGCTCATGAGCTGGAGCAAGGCTGCACTGCTGTGTGCTAAGGGCACAGGGAGTGCACAGAGGGCTGCTCAGGGTGTGGAGTGCAGGGAAACATGGGTGGGGCACTGAGAAGCAAGGTAGTTTATCAGATGGGATGAGGGATGTGGGGGGTTTTCCTTCTGGACTAAAAGGTGTGGGGAGTAGGGTACTCTGCAGGAGGACGCCACGGGGAGCTCTCTGCGCTCACTCACTTCGCAAGTTCTCGCCTGTGGTGTCGTACTTGTCATGAATCCACTCAGGTGGTGGGGGGTAGAAGTTGGCCTGGGAGGCAGCAAAGCCCAGGGGGTCGTTGCTGGCCCACACCGTCAGGCAGATATAGAAGGTGTCAGGGGGGATGATGCCGTTCTCGTCCACCAGCCGCCGCGTGGTCAGCTACGGGAGAGACAGGAGAGGGCATGAGCTGGGCAGCAGGTGCAGAGTCGTCCCCAGCCCAGTCACTCTAGCCCTGTCCCCACGCACCTGATTGAAGTTGAAGGGCTCCTTCTTGTTGCCGGTCTGGATTAGGAGTTTGTATGCCAGCGCCCCGTCCTCGGAGCCATTGCGGTAGCTGTCATGGGTGATGCGCCCGGCCTGCCAGTCCCTGTCGAAGGTGGCCTGAAGCCCTGGGGATGCAGCACGGGGACtgagcatccctggggacacactATCCTGCACACCACCCCATGTGACCCAGGGAACACGATGCCAGCGGGATGGGTGCACAGAAACCCCAGGGCTCAGCTTCCAGTACTGGGCACTTTGGGACGACCCTCCCCAAGGTGATGCACACCAGAAAAGGCATTCCCAGGTCAGCAGGGAGCACAAAGGCTGGGGAGAGGGTTGTTGGACAGGGGAGATCATGGAAAAGAGGCATGTCCCTCACCTCGCAGCCAGTCCTGGAAGTAATGGAGCCACATCTTGGGCAGGTCGCGATTTCCCTCCCGCACCACATATTTGACGGTACTGAAGGCCTGGTGCAGGCTCAGCAGGGCAGCTTGGGCACCCGGGTAGTGGAAGCCACCCTTGGTGACAATGAACATGTTGTAGAAGGAGAAGTACTTGAACTGGGCCGAGATGAAGGCGTGTGCCTTGGTGTCCCGTGGCACGATGTCCGTCAGGTAGAGGCCATCATGCACCATGGTGGTGCCGTAgaggctcagccccagcagtgccaggaacaGCACCACTACTACCGCCTGCGGGGACAGGAGGGGGGTCAGGCAAGGTCCCGTGCCACCCACCCACCTTGGGTGGCACCACCAGGGCCACCTCCACCTCACCTTGGTCCGGGTCCGCAGGAGGAGCGGGGCGTACTTCTCACGGGCGAAGTCAGCGAGGCTCCAGCGGCAGAAGGGCAGGGGGACGCACTCCCGCCTACCCTTGGCCTCATCCAGCTGCGCCAGCAGATCCCGGGTGGAGCTGGATGGAGCGAAGACCTGAGAGCCcagggggtcactggggggCAGGAGGACGGCAGGCGAGGTGCACACCTGGGAGGTGGGTGGCAGGACGGTGACGATGTGGTGGCCCGAGGGGTCGCACCGCGTGAAGGCTTGCACAGTGGTGGTGATCTGGGTGCTGGTGGCCACACCGGGATGCCCATAAGGGGACGGGTGGCAGGCATGGTTGTCGTTGGCGTCAGCAAGCTCTTGCGGCTGAATCTGGATAACCCGTGAAGAGCAAGGGCTGTGGAGAGAGTAAAGGAGGACACAGGGAAGGATGAGAAGATGTTTAGCCACCCCATGCTTCTTGGGGGAACTGCAGGgtcagccccagcccagccagcccagcaccagTACCTGTAGAAGCAGCAGAGGATGTCGAGCCGGCGTTTCTCCCGGCGGTGCAGGTCCAGGCTCAGGATAGCAGGGAACACAAACAGCACCATGGCGAAATTGAACACCACAACCACTGCAGCCTGCAGAGGTAGTGGGAGACATACATCAGAGCAGGGTCTGgccagcccttcccaccccccagaGATGGACTGTGGCCCTACCTGGAGGGAAAAGGCACGCAGAGCAGGGATAGGCACCAGGGCTGCCATGAAGAAGGCAATCATGTTGCTGACAGAGGTGAGAGCCACACTGGTCCCTGTGCGCTTCAGACACTCACCCGTCCGCTcctgcagagacagaaagaggAGGTGAAGGTGATGAGGGGGGCCactgggaggtgggaggagCCTGAGGAGCCCCTGGGCAGCACTCGGTGCTCACCTTGAAGGGGACATGCTGGCTGGTCTCGGTGAAGGCATGAGCCAAGAGGAACATGTCATCCACCCCAATGCCGAGGGCCAGGAAAGGCAGGACCTGCCATAAAGCAGTCGGTGTCAGAAAATGGACATGGCCACCACTCATGAAGGGACCCAGCCATCCTGCAGCCCCCACGGTCCCACCTACCCTGCAGTACCTGGCTTTTCCCCCAGCACATACCTGGGTGGTGGCTGCATTGAAGGAGATGCCCAGCAGTGAGCAAAGCCCCAGGCCAGAGGCGACGGAGAGAGCCACTAGCAGGACCCCAGCCAGGCCCACGGCCCCTTGGGACTTGGAGCAGTCCCACCGCAGCATGGTGACGCAGGCATAGGCCAGCTGGAAGAGCACAGTGGGTTAGTGGGAACGGGGGGTGACAGAGGGATGGCAGAGGACAGAGAGAAGGGACACACGCACCATGAGGAGGTAGCCCCCAGCCACCCGGATGGCGCTGACGTCAGAGAAGGACTTCATGATGTCGTTGAGCGTGGTGGTGGAGAAAGCGTGGACGCTCTGTGTGGCGTTGGGAGGGATGGAGTCCTGTGCCAGCTGACAGAAGTGCACCCCATTAGAGGAGTCAGGACCCCCCGCCCTAAGGTACAACCACCCCAGAGCCATTCAGGGTGTCAGTGTCACCACTGAGGGTCCCTAGAGACCCACTGGGACCACAAGAGAGTAGTTAAGGACCCGTGGCCACAAGAAAAGCTGGGCATAGGGGGATGCCATGCACAGGCTCATCCCTGCACAAGCCCCATGTGGGAGCTGTTTCCAATGCCCACCTCCACAAATTTCCTCTGCCAGGCCTCCAGGATGGCTCCTGCCTTCTCCTCGCTCCAGCTGATGTCATGGATCTCGTAGTCATCCTTGAAGTGCTCATAGAGCTGCCGGGGGCTCATGAGGAGGAACATGGTCTGCAGGGCCTCGGCGCTGGGGGACAGGCACACACCTCGCTGGGACCGGCTGCAGTGCCCCAGGATGCAGGAATGGGTTCATCCCCccccacccacagcacccagccccactgcagaCACCCAGGAGAGGACCCAGGCATCCTGCCCCCCTTCCTCCCCGTGCTCCAAAGTGCTGCCCTGCTCACTAGCCCCATACAGTCGTCAACCTCCCAGACATCCCCGCAGCCCCTCCggcagccagggcaggtttCCTGCACTGTGCCTGGGGGATGCCCGCACCGCAGCAGCTCTCACCGTAGCAGCTTGCCCTGGGAGTCTTTGGTTGTGCCGCCTAaaatcagctcctgctgccagcgCATGAACTTCCTGGAGAAGCCGTGGCAGCCCCCTGAGAGTTCAGCCGGGATGTCAGGGCTCTGCAGGTGAAGGGAGGTGTTAGGATCGTgaggcaggcaggagagcagTAACCCCCACACCCTTCCTGATTCTCACGTACTGTGACCCACCTGCTGGCTCTGCTTgttgggggcactgggggggcatTGGGGGTCCCGGGGATCCAGACAGGGCCGCTCCATGTAAGCCTGCCCAACCTCTGCCTTGTCCAGCAGCTCTTTGAAGCCTTCCAGGGATGTGAActgccccagctcctccatCAGCTGCAGAGGGTCCAGGTTGCTCCACTGGATGTCGGGGCGGCCCCTGGGCAGAGAGCAGGACTGGGGTGATGTGGGATGCCAAAACCCACATGCAGTACCGCCACCGCCACTGCCAACCCATCCCATGGGTCCTGGGGGTGCCCTCAAAGGCAGGGTGTGAGGACACAGAGGAGCAGCGTCAGTCCCCAGCACATCTCTTACCCCCTCCGGGGGCCGCCTGCGGCATCCCCCGTGCCCTGTGCGGCGCAGCGGGCCATGCCCTGAGTCAAGTAGCGTGCCTGATCCTGTTAGTCCGGGACAAAGCGGGGGGAGCCGGCCCTGCTGCCTGGCCCCGCTTTGTGTGAGCAGTCAGGACAATTACTGCCCGTGGGCTAACATCTTGATAGAGGGGAGCAGGCAGGCAAGAGCTCCCAGCATCCCCTACAGCCCTTCCTGCCATCTCCCCCCAAGCTGGAGAGTTTGGGGCTCAGCAGAGGTTCTGGAGGCTCAGgacactgctgggagctgggcgTGGACCAGGTCCTTGGAGGTCCAACAGGACCCCATGGGACTTGAGTACCCAGGAAAAGGGTTTTTCCCATTGCCTGCAgatgctctgctccctccaccCCAGCCCGGGGAGCTGGGGGCCAGCTTCCAGCCTCACTCAGCTTCTTTTTTAAGACAGAAAGGACACACAAAAAAGCCAATAACCCAGCCCAGCACTccaaagaggggaagaaaaagcccCAAGCAAGTGTGGGCTCTGGGGAGAAACACAGCCTAATAATTCATGAAGGCTGGCTGGGCCAGAGCTGGCCGCTCGAGATTCCCACATACCAAccggagctgctgctgcttccaaagAGAGCCCCTTTTATCTGCTTTCGCTTGCTTCACTGAGCCAGGGCAAATCCTTTTGTCTTTCCATAGATTGCTGCTCTTTGTTCTCCCAGCTCCCGCCCCGCTCACCCCTCGCGTTAAAAAGGGGGACGAGTCCCCATGGGCTGGTCTGGCCGGCGCTCAGCCGGGGTGCCTGCCTGGGCACCCACTCACTCAGCTGTGAGGGGAGATGAGTCCTATCACTGCTGCGGGTGCCACCCTGCCTGCCGTGTaccccagccccaggaggatACTGCCCACCCTGGCAGGTGATGCCACCAGCATCCTGCTTGACACAGCCGCCCCAGTCCCCCTcgctcctgctcccagcaatTCCCCaggttgggatggggagaacCTGAGGTCCTGGGGGGGCCAAAACCAGCCCCCTAGTCCTGGCTGGGGATGCTGCggccccttccccctcctcccatcCGCAGCAGCCTGAATAAGGCCACTATTTCATCTGTTTGGCAAGGGGCAGCTTTCAGAGCAACATTAGCATGAGAAAGCACGGGGCTGCGTTTGCTGACAATGCACAAGCCGCCCCAGCTCTCCCGGACAAACACACGCGTAAACAGAAGGAATGTGGGGGGGGCTCCCCCGGCCCAGCCCGGGGTCCACAGCCCCACCACCGCGGTGTGAGGAGCTGGCTGGGAGTCACCTGCCACCCACCCGGGGACTCTGCATCCTCCGTGCCTATTGGCACAGCTCAGGAGTGTGGGTGCCTCCTCACCACCGTGGCACCTACGAAGGGGTGTGGGGGGTGGAGCAGCCTCAAGGACCTGCCTGCGGCACAGTTACTGTCCcggagtccccatccctggctgGGGGGACAGCACTGcatggcagggacaggccaGTTCCTGCCTGTAGGCTGCAGCCCCCCTGCTGTGGTGGTGCAGCCCTGCCCGTGCCACCGAGGCCAGGCAGGCAAGAACAGGGACCCGTCCCCAGGGTGCTGACCCAGCAGGACAGTAACGTTGGTGGGACCctcctggggctgagcaggacaagctgcagcagcactgaggcaCCTCGGAGCAGACAGGGCCAAGCTACAAAGGAAGGTCAAGCACAGCCCCTTGGCagcatccccagctcctgctctcaccCATGGCCACCCACACCCAGGACAATCCCCCAC
It encodes the following:
- the PTCH2 gene encoding LOW QUALITY PROTEIN: protein patched homolog 2 (The sequence of the model RefSeq protein was modified relative to this genomic sequence to represent the inferred CDS: inserted 1 base in 1 codon; deleted 1 base in 1 codon); translated protein: MGAAAAAAANGSGGGGAAPAPPAPXLPFRGAAGGRRRTHSPPSAPAPAPARPRRAHGGRRRARPHITGVPSPASRPAMPAEPPRAAPPPPPLRAARRKPLPEVTRPARASRPAAGPLARAGAPRLLCRADPISPPPQGRAVGQRTPLWLRARFQALLFALGCRIQRHCGKVLFVGLLVFGALAVGLRVASIETDIEHLWVEAGSRVSQELRYTKEKLGEESVYTSQMLIQTPKRDGDNILTQEALQLHLEAALAASKVQVSLYGKSWDLNKICYKSGVPIIENGMIERMIEKLFPCVILTPLDCFWEGSKLQGGSAYLPGRPDIQWSNLDPLQLMEELGQFTSLEGFKELLDKAEVGQAYMERPCLDPRDPQCPPSAPNKQSQQSPDIPAELSGGCHGFSRKFMRWQQELILGGTTKDSQGKLLRAEALQTMFLLMSPRQLYEHFKDDYEIHDISWSEEKAGAILEAWQRKFVELAQDSIPPNATQSVHAFSTTTLNDIMKSFSDVSAIRVAGGYLLMLAYACVTMLRWDCSKSQGAVGLAGVLLVALSVASGLGLCSLLGISFNAATTQVLPFLALGIGVDDMFLLAHAFTETSQHVPFKERTGECLKRTGTSVALTSVSNMIAFFMAALVPIPALRAFSLQAAVVVVFNFAMVLFVFPAILSLDLHRREKRRLDILCCFYSPCSSRVIQIQPQELADANDNHACHPSPYGHPGVATSTQITTTVQAFTRCDPSGHHIVTVLPPTSQVCTSPAVLLPPSDPLGSQVFAPSSSTRDLLAQLDEAKGRRECVPLPFCRWSLADFAREKYAPLLLRTRTKAVVVVLFLALLGLSLYGTTMVHDGLYLTDIVPRDTKAHAFISAQFKYFSFYNMFIVTKGGFHYPGAQAALLSLHQAFSTVKYVVREGNRDLPKMWLHYFQDWLRGLQATFDRDWQAGRITHDSYRNGSEDGALAYKLLIQTGNKKEPFNFNQLTTRRLVDENGIIPPDTFYICLTVWASNDPLGFAASQANFYPPPPEWIHDKYDTTGENLRIPAAQPLEFAQFPFYLSGLRRTSDFVEAIESVRAICREAAQRHGVLSYPSGYPFLFWEQYIGLRHWFLLAISILLACTFLVCALLLLNPWTAGIIVSILAMMAVELFGIMGLMGIKLSAIPVVILIASVGIGVEFTVHVALGFLTAVGSRNVRSAAALEHTFAPVMDGAVSTLLGVLMLAGSEFDFIMRYFFAVLTILTLLGLLNGLVLLPVLLSVVGPPPEASLVDNGPCLTPPESVPPCLGPGGLYVRRAPAWPATFTEPSDTEHYTEGVGPGNPRGPFIVPPTPAHILLEAGKDPSFPRITVLKPYKDSLEVQGKKEASGPQPAPTLPFGEPCPTLPREHLQPCPPGTRPASTAALPTYSTHLQGPAGSYTTVTATASVTVALHPTLPGSYPTFSPEGFAGGERDCLDEPSVPSTSGTAVPDAFEMQSMGHHGAGAQR